The following proteins come from a genomic window of Limnohabitans sp. 103DPR2:
- a CDS encoding LysE family translocator, with protein sequence MNFILSSEELTALLILSTAASFTPGPNTTLSTALAANQGLRSAMRFILAVPVGWGLLLSLCMAGLGHLVLAIPALRWVIIISGTLYLLWMAYRLWGTRELSNANEARLTITFFQGVGVQFLNIKAWMLALSIVAGWVAGKEDALGRSLVLLPIMMGFGLVSNLTYAVMGSLLRQWLAQGIRLLVFNRCMAAALVFTAIWMFKTSL encoded by the coding sequence ATGAATTTCATCCTGAGTTCAGAAGAACTGACCGCATTGTTGATTTTGTCGACCGCGGCTAGCTTTACACCAGGGCCCAACACCACCTTGTCGACGGCTCTGGCCGCCAATCAGGGCTTGCGCTCGGCCATGCGCTTCATCTTGGCGGTGCCAGTGGGTTGGGGTTTGTTGTTAAGTCTCTGCATGGCGGGCCTTGGACATTTGGTGTTGGCCATCCCCGCTTTACGCTGGGTCATCATCATCAGCGGCACGCTGTATTTGTTGTGGATGGCCTATCGTCTCTGGGGCACCAGAGAACTCAGCAACGCAAATGAAGCCCGTTTGACGATCACCTTCTTTCAAGGTGTGGGGGTTCAATTTCTGAACATCAAGGCATGGATGCTTGCACTGTCAATCGTGGCAGGCTGGGTGGCCGGCAAAGAAGATGCCTTGGGCAGAAGTTTGGTGCTTCTACCCATCATGATGGGATTTGGCTTGGTGAGTAATTTGACCTACGCTGTGATGGGCAGTTTGCTTAGACAATGGTTGGCACAAGGCATCCGCTTGCTGGTGTTCAATCGCTGCATGGCAGCGGCTTTGGTCTTCACGGCCATCTGGATGTTTAAAACAAGTCTGTAG
- a CDS encoding PhzF family phenazine biosynthesis protein: MTSRPFKQVDVFTPVAYLGNPVAVVLDGTGLSDAHMQSFARWTQLSETTFLFPPTPKAKAQGADYKVRIFTPGGELPFAGHPTLGSARAWLKAGGQPQDQGVIVQECGVGLVRIESQQGRWAFAAPPTQQRAIPEDKLSALVQALGIAAHQVIACQILNNGPEWWSFLLDSTETVRKLSPDHLALKQLGIKVGVAAITQHEEAPSGLLISRSNRESRAFAGRASNANSSVMADKEPNLEVRAFAAAIGITEDPVTGSLNASLAQWLIGSGKMPAQYLASQGQALGRQGRVHIQQDSQGQVWVGGDTVVCIEGQVALD; encoded by the coding sequence ATGACTTCGAGACCCTTCAAACAAGTGGATGTGTTCACACCGGTTGCCTATCTGGGCAATCCTGTCGCGGTTGTCTTGGACGGTACGGGCCTCAGTGATGCGCACATGCAAAGTTTTGCGCGCTGGACCCAATTGAGTGAAACGACTTTCCTCTTCCCACCAACGCCCAAAGCGAAAGCGCAAGGCGCCGACTACAAGGTGCGCATCTTTACACCAGGCGGTGAATTGCCTTTTGCAGGTCATCCCACATTGGGCAGTGCGCGAGCTTGGCTGAAAGCAGGAGGGCAACCCCAAGATCAAGGCGTGATCGTCCAAGAGTGCGGCGTCGGTTTGGTTCGCATCGAGTCACAACAAGGCAGATGGGCTTTTGCAGCCCCCCCCACACAGCAGCGTGCGATCCCTGAGGACAAGTTGTCAGCCCTTGTGCAAGCGCTTGGCATTGCAGCCCATCAGGTGATCGCTTGTCAGATCCTGAACAATGGGCCTGAATGGTGGTCGTTTTTATTGGACAGCACCGAAACAGTCCGCAAGCTGTCGCCCGATCATTTGGCTTTGAAACAATTGGGCATCAAAGTGGGCGTTGCTGCCATCACGCAACACGAAGAGGCGCCTTCAGGTTTGCTGATTTCACGCAGCAATCGCGAATCGAGGGCATTTGCGGGAAGGGCTTCAAACGCCAACTCATCGGTCATGGCCGACAAAGAACCAAACTTGGAAGTGCGCGCTTTTGCCGCAGCCATCGGGATCACGGAGGACCCCGTGACAGGCAGTTTGAATGCCTCCTTGGCGCAATGGCTGATCGGTTCTGGCAAGATGCCCGCTCAATACTTGGCCAGTCAAGGTCAGGCCTTGGGCAGGCAGGGACGGGTCCATATTCAACAAGATTCGCAAGGCCAAGTGTGGGTCGGTGGCGACACCGTGGTCTGCATTGAAGGCCAAGTGGCATTAGACTGA
- a CDS encoding histidine phosphatase family protein: MGQLILVRHGQASFGAEDYDQLSDLGKRQSIRLGQYWKQASSHRPDALHFDAVLMGSLKRHRQTWEGIAEGAELNMTPEVWPALNEYDSHALIETVHPQPLAKPNTPEMYKHHFRLLRTALQKWMAGDTAPKGMPSYTEFAQGIQDVLQHVRTRHQGRVLVVSSGGPISTAVGLVLGAPADTAIELNLRIRNTALTEFTYSPSRHMLLTYNNLPHLEDAAHHPWVTYS; encoded by the coding sequence ATGGGACAACTGATATTGGTGCGTCATGGACAAGCTTCCTTTGGCGCTGAAGACTACGATCAACTGAGTGACTTGGGCAAGCGCCAGAGCATTCGTTTGGGACAGTATTGGAAACAGGCATCAAGTCATCGACCTGATGCTTTGCACTTCGATGCCGTGCTCATGGGCAGCCTCAAACGCCACCGTCAAACTTGGGAAGGCATTGCAGAAGGTGCCGAACTAAACATGACGCCAGAAGTTTGGCCTGCGCTGAACGAATACGACAGCCATGCACTGATTGAAACGGTGCATCCCCAGCCCTTGGCCAAGCCCAATACACCCGAGATGTACAAACATCATTTCCGCTTGCTGCGAACCGCTTTGCAAAAGTGGATGGCTGGCGACACAGCGCCCAAGGGCATGCCAAGCTACACTGAATTTGCACAAGGCATTCAGGATGTGTTGCAACATGTCAGAACGCGCCACCAAGGCCGAGTGTTGGTGGTGTCCAGTGGCGGCCCCATTTCAACAGCTGTGGGCCTGGTACTGGGTGCACCCGCAGACACGGCCATTGAGCTGAACTTGCGAATCCGCAACACCGCACTGACCGAATTTACTTACTCCCCTTCAAGGCACATGCTGCTAACTTATAACAACTTGCCTCATTTGGAAGATGCAGCGCATCACCCCTGGGTGACATATTCTTAA
- a CDS encoding creatininase family protein, which translates to MKSSSAKPTAIHFWSELTTLDFASIDTSRAIAVLPLAATEQHGPHLPLSVDTDIVNGVVQASLPHLLASQEASAAALPVYFLPTQNVGLSPEHAAFPGTLTLKPDTLIRLWTDIAESVKAAGVNKLVLFNSHGGHVGAMDVVARDLRARLGMLVYSVNWYQLPMHNAQGDDVNALFSAHEHRFGVHAGDVETSVMLALTPQKVRMALAQNFQSMSEERAANFPILGNGRSAKLAWQMQDYNPAGAAGNAAAATAEKGQALLEAAGRSLAALLLEIDRLPPGTLRN; encoded by the coding sequence ATGAAAAGTTCGTCAGCCAAGCCCACCGCGATCCACTTTTGGTCAGAACTGACCACCCTCGATTTTGCGAGCATCGACACTTCACGCGCCATTGCCGTGTTGCCCCTTGCCGCAACGGAGCAGCATGGCCCCCATTTGCCTTTGTCGGTCGATACAGACATCGTGAACGGGGTGGTGCAGGCCAGTTTGCCTCACCTGCTTGCAAGTCAAGAGGCCAGCGCGGCAGCCTTGCCCGTCTACTTTTTGCCTACCCAAAATGTTGGCCTCAGCCCCGAGCATGCAGCGTTTCCCGGCACACTCACCTTAAAGCCTGACACCTTGATTCGCCTGTGGACCGACATTGCCGAATCCGTGAAAGCAGCAGGTGTCAACAAGTTGGTCTTGTTCAATTCACATGGTGGTCACGTGGGCGCCATGGATGTGGTGGCGCGAGATTTACGTGCCCGATTGGGCATGTTGGTCTACAGCGTCAATTGGTATCAGTTGCCGATGCACAACGCACAAGGCGACGATGTGAATGCTTTGTTCTCTGCACATGAACATCGATTTGGCGTGCACGCCGGCGATGTCGAAACGTCCGTCATGTTGGCCCTTACGCCTCAAAAGGTGCGCATGGCGCTGGCCCAAAATTTTCAATCCATGTCGGAAGAACGAGCCGCCAACTTCCCCATTCTGGGCAACGGGCGCAGTGCCAAACTGGCCTGGCAAATGCAAGACTACAACCCCGCTGGCGCAGCGGGCAACGCAGCTGCCGCTACAGCAGAGAAGGGCCAAGCCTTGTTAGAGGCCGCTGGCCGCTCACTGGCTGCACTGTTGTTGGAAATAGACCGCCTTCCACCTGGCACCCTTCGCAATTGA
- a CDS encoding protein-disulfide reductase DsbD family protein: protein MLLLNFRRFLNPLRLAMLLAWVFVVGVLSAQAQTPAQLLGNAKVSNVVQTQQVKASLLALAPQGIAAGQTIWLGLELQHQPHWHTYWRNPGDSGLPTELTWKLPAGVSASPLIWPAPKMIPIGPMANFGYEDTVLLVTPLQIDKGFKPSATLTTFDVQLHANWLVCKQECIPQEGDFQLSIPLQGATVMASASFQKALAQQATPLKGAHAARIADDGRSIQLSIAALPDELKKGPWTVLPQTANVIQNNAAPLIQGTSQDGKELTQVQVKVSSERMDSPKEMAWLLMQGKAEAPTGLQWTFNTPVQGQWQTFTEDAKPATPPAASTVSSLPAPFATWALALLGAFAGGLLLNLMPCVFPVLAIKLLSITQHSDSPKAMKVSAWSFTAGVLISFLLLGGLMLALRAAGSQLGWGFQLQSPWVVGGLAMLFAVMGLNLSGLFEFGSFVPSSVAGVQWSKTWVNSLWSGVFAVVIASPCTAPFMGASLGLAIGLPAWQALPIFAAMGLGMALPFMAVTFSTAWVNRLPRPGAWMVTFRQFMAFPMYATVIWLVWVLGQQVGMEGVTGFLICLLSLAFMLWALAHQSKTAWALRSFAALVLLGTLWQWGASWTHIDPDSGNLNGNAGLAAANESASASNAKGAQASSGVVWEAWSEDKVAKARAAGQPVFVDFTAAWCVTCQFNKKITFSNPAVISDFAQKKVLLLRADWTRYDPAITQALNALGRNGVPVYAWYAPGQNVQLLSELPSVSEIQNSLSQVKTSP, encoded by the coding sequence ATGTTGCTTTTGAACTTTCGTCGCTTTTTGAACCCTCTCAGGCTCGCCATGCTGCTGGCTTGGGTCTTCGTCGTGGGCGTCTTGTCAGCGCAAGCACAAACCCCAGCGCAATTGCTGGGCAATGCCAAGGTGTCCAATGTGGTTCAAACCCAGCAAGTCAAAGCCAGCCTGTTGGCCCTTGCGCCGCAGGGCATTGCGGCGGGCCAAACCATTTGGCTGGGCCTTGAACTGCAGCATCAACCCCATTGGCACACTTACTGGCGCAATCCCGGTGACTCTGGACTGCCCACCGAGCTCACTTGGAAACTGCCTGCAGGCGTTTCGGCATCGCCTTTGATTTGGCCTGCACCCAAAATGATTCCCATTGGCCCCATGGCCAATTTTGGCTACGAAGACACGGTGTTGCTGGTAACACCCCTTCAAATTGACAAGGGCTTCAAACCGTCTGCCACGCTCACCACCTTCGATGTTCAGCTTCATGCCAATTGGCTGGTTTGCAAACAAGAATGCATTCCGCAAGAAGGCGATTTTCAGTTGTCGATCCCGCTCCAAGGCGCCACCGTCATGGCATCGGCTTCATTTCAAAAAGCACTGGCACAGCAAGCAACACCTTTGAAAGGCGCCCATGCAGCGCGCATTGCGGACGATGGCCGCTCGATTCAACTCAGCATTGCAGCATTACCGGACGAATTGAAAAAGGGGCCTTGGACCGTGTTACCCCAAACGGCCAATGTGATTCAGAACAATGCAGCGCCCCTGATCCAAGGCACCTCTCAAGACGGCAAGGAACTGACACAGGTTCAAGTGAAAGTTTCCAGTGAGCGAATGGACAGCCCCAAGGAAATGGCGTGGCTGTTGATGCAAGGCAAGGCCGAAGCACCGACGGGATTGCAGTGGACTTTCAATACGCCCGTACAAGGTCAGTGGCAAACGTTCACAGAAGACGCCAAACCAGCAACCCCGCCTGCGGCATCAACCGTCAGCAGCTTGCCCGCGCCTTTTGCCACCTGGGCCTTGGCGCTGTTGGGTGCATTTGCGGGTGGCTTGTTGTTGAATTTGATGCCTTGCGTTTTTCCAGTTTTGGCCATCAAGTTGCTGAGCATCACGCAGCACTCTGACAGCCCCAAGGCGATGAAGGTGTCTGCTTGGTCTTTTACCGCAGGCGTGTTGATTTCATTTTTGCTGCTGGGCGGTTTGATGCTGGCACTTCGAGCAGCCGGATCGCAATTGGGCTGGGGCTTCCAATTGCAATCGCCTTGGGTCGTGGGTGGCTTGGCCATGTTGTTTGCAGTGATGGGATTGAACCTGTCGGGCCTGTTTGAATTTGGATCGTTTGTTCCGAGCAGCGTTGCTGGCGTTCAATGGTCCAAGACCTGGGTGAATTCGTTGTGGTCTGGCGTGTTTGCTGTGGTCATTGCTTCGCCATGCACAGCACCTTTCATGGGGGCTTCACTTGGCTTGGCGATCGGTCTTCCCGCTTGGCAAGCGCTACCCATTTTTGCAGCCATGGGTTTGGGCATGGCACTGCCTTTCATGGCGGTAACTTTCAGCACGGCTTGGGTGAACCGTCTGCCACGGCCTGGTGCATGGATGGTGACGTTCAGACAGTTCATGGCGTTTCCCATGTATGCAACTGTCATTTGGTTGGTCTGGGTGCTGGGCCAACAAGTGGGCATGGAGGGCGTCACGGGCTTCCTGATTTGTTTGCTCAGCTTGGCCTTCATGTTGTGGGCCTTGGCACACCAAAGCAAAACCGCTTGGGCTTTGCGGAGCTTCGCCGCACTGGTGCTGCTCGGCACTTTGTGGCAATGGGGCGCCAGTTGGACACACATCGACCCTGACTCGGGCAATCTGAATGGCAATGCGGGCCTTGCTGCCGCAAATGAATCTGCATCTGCATCAAACGCTAAGGGCGCGCAAGCTTCTTCGGGTGTTGTTTGGGAGGCTTGGTCTGAAGACAAAGTGGCCAAGGCCAGGGCGGCAGGTCAACCGGTGTTTGTGGACTTTACGGCGGCTTGGTGCGTGACGTGTCAGTTCAACAAAAAGATAACTTTCAGCAACCCCGCCGTGATCTCCGACTTTGCACAAAAGAAAGTTTTGCTGCTGCGGGCCGATTGGACACGCTACGACCCGGCCATTACCCAAGCCCTCAACGCGCTGGGCCGCAATGGCGTGCCTGTGTATGCTTGGTATGCACCCGGTCAAAACGTGCAACTGTTGTCTGAATTGCCGTCGGTTTCAGAGATTCAAAATTCATTGAGCCAAGTGAAGACATCGCCATAA
- the hemE gene encoding uroporphyrinogen decarboxylase encodes MTSASFAPLTNDTFLRACMRQATDHTPVWLMRQAGRYLPEYCATRAKAGSFMGLATNVDYATEVTLQPLARYPLDAAILFSDILTVPDAMGLGLSFAQGEGPRFAKSVRDEAAVAELQVPDMAKLRYVFDAVTSIRKALNGSVPLIGFSGSPWTLACYMVEGKGSDDYRLVKTMLYSRPDLMHRILEINAQSVATYLNTQIEAGAQAVMIFDSWGGVLADAAFKEFSLAYTAKVLSLLKKEHLGVRIPSIVFTKGGGLWLEEMGQLDCNVLGLDWTMNLGRARQMVGGAVNGPGKALQGNIDPNVLFAPPAQIQQEVIRVLDSFGKPHTDANSTGPTHIFNLGHGISQFTPPEHVSALVEAVHSHSKALRK; translated from the coding sequence ATGACCTCTGCCAGTTTTGCCCCTTTGACCAACGACACTTTCTTGCGTGCATGCATGCGCCAGGCCACGGACCACACGCCCGTCTGGCTGATGCGGCAAGCGGGCCGTTACTTGCCTGAGTATTGCGCCACACGCGCCAAAGCGGGCAGTTTCATGGGCCTGGCCACCAACGTGGACTACGCCACCGAAGTGACCCTCCAACCCTTGGCGCGCTATCCGCTGGACGCCGCCATTTTGTTCAGCGACATTTTGACAGTGCCCGATGCCATGGGCTTGGGGCTGAGCTTTGCGCAGGGTGAAGGCCCACGTTTTGCCAAAAGTGTGCGCGATGAAGCGGCAGTGGCCGAACTGCAAGTGCCCGACATGGCCAAACTGCGCTATGTGTTTGATGCGGTCACGTCCATTCGCAAAGCCTTGAATGGCAGCGTGCCTCTGATTGGCTTTTCAGGCAGCCCTTGGACACTGGCTTGTTACATGGTGGAAGGCAAAGGTTCGGACGACTACCGTTTGGTTAAAACCATGTTGTACAGCCGTCCTGATTTGATGCACCGCATTTTGGAGATCAATGCGCAATCAGTGGCCACCTACCTCAACACCCAAATTGAAGCTGGTGCGCAAGCCGTCATGATTTTTGACAGTTGGGGCGGCGTGTTGGCCGATGCGGCATTCAAGGAGTTCAGCTTGGCCTACACCGCCAAAGTGCTGTCGCTGCTGAAGAAAGAGCACCTGGGCGTGCGCATTCCCAGCATTGTTTTCACCAAAGGCGGCGGCTTGTGGCTTGAAGAGATGGGTCAACTCGATTGCAACGTGCTGGGTTTGGACTGGACCATGAACTTGGGACGCGCCCGCCAAATGGTGGGGGGTGCCGTGAATGGCCCGGGCAAAGCCTTGCAAGGCAATATTGACCCCAATGTGCTGTTTGCGCCGCCTGCGCAAATTCAACAGGAAGTGATTCGGGTGTTGGACAGTTTTGGCAAGCCACACACCGATGCCAACAGCACAGGACCCACGCATATTTTCAATCTGGGGCACGGCATCAGCCAGTTCACCCCCCCAGAACACGTCTCAGCCCTGGTAGAGGCCGTTCACAGCCATTCCAAGGCGCTGCGAAAATGA
- the priA gene encoding replication restart helicase PriA: MWLDVAVSAPAHSQVGGLLTYCTDLPAQVGHLVRVPFGKREVLGVVWRVHSQAPSHLAQSAVKNVAAVLDGVSPLSPHWLQLVQFTAQYYQRAIGEVALAALPPQLRDLTPVQLARRLKKQSASDASLKAALASPWPLSEQQIQVLAQMAEAPGPFLIHGATGSGKTEVYLQAVARCLAEDPEAQALMMVPEINLTPQLEDRVKARFGDEGVVSMHSGMTGPQRLKSWLAAHNGSARIVLGTRMSIFASMPKLKWIVVDEEHDASYKQQEGARYSARDLAIYRARLEGAKVILGSATPSLESWHQSRPAEEGGRYVRLQMPARIGAGKLPFVRRVDMNHQPRKTVLSAPLIAAIQERVAKGEQSMLLLNRRGYAPVLHCADCDWKSECAHCSAFRVFHKIDRTLRCHHCGFTERVPRACPACGNADIAPMGRGTEQLEEHLAELLVDVKRPDGQAVRVMRIDADSTKLKGALEAQLAGVHSGEVDVLVGTQMIAKGHDFRRITLVAAINPDGALFSSDFRAPERLFALLMQAGGRAGRDASQSASSEMWVQTFHPAHPLFEALKKHDYPAFAEQQLKERLEAGLPPSSFQALIRCDARMQAVAQAFLNHGHAQLQSLAQDDADVAAMMAEVSVFPAVPMSIQRVANVERAQMLLESTSRSSLHKVLDLLQGCLHASRTDPAHKGLIRWLVDVDPLAI, from the coding sequence ATGTGGCTTGACGTCGCAGTTTCGGCGCCCGCCCACAGCCAAGTGGGTGGGCTGCTCACGTACTGCACAGACCTGCCGGCGCAAGTCGGTCACTTGGTCCGCGTCCCCTTTGGCAAGCGCGAAGTCTTGGGTGTGGTCTGGCGCGTGCATTCGCAGGCTCCCTCTCATTTGGCACAAAGCGCCGTGAAAAATGTGGCGGCTGTGCTTGACGGTGTGAGCCCCTTAAGCCCACATTGGCTTCAGTTGGTTCAATTCACGGCGCAGTATTACCAACGCGCCATTGGTGAAGTGGCCTTGGCCGCCTTGCCGCCGCAATTGCGTGACCTGACACCCGTGCAACTGGCGCGCCGTTTGAAAAAACAAAGCGCATCCGACGCCTCCTTGAAAGCGGCACTGGCATCGCCTTGGCCTTTGTCAGAACAGCAAATCCAGGTGCTGGCGCAAATGGCGGAAGCACCGGGCCCCTTTTTGATCCACGGCGCAACGGGCAGTGGCAAAACCGAAGTTTATTTGCAAGCCGTTGCGCGGTGCCTTGCAGAGGATCCTGAAGCGCAGGCGCTGATGATGGTGCCCGAAATCAATTTAACCCCGCAATTGGAAGACCGTGTGAAAGCGCGTTTTGGTGACGAAGGCGTGGTGTCGATGCACAGTGGCATGACCGGGCCGCAACGTTTGAAAAGTTGGCTTGCAGCGCACAACGGTTCTGCGCGAATTGTGCTGGGCACACGCATGTCGATTTTTGCCTCCATGCCCAAGCTGAAATGGATTGTGGTCGATGAAGAACACGATGCCAGTTACAAGCAACAAGAAGGCGCCAGGTATTCAGCGCGTGACTTGGCCATTTACCGCGCAAGGCTAGAAGGTGCAAAAGTGATTTTGGGGTCGGCCACTCCTTCTTTGGAGAGTTGGCACCAAAGTCGGCCTGCCGAAGAAGGCGGTCGTTATGTGCGCCTGCAAATGCCGGCGCGCATTGGTGCGGGCAAATTGCCTTTTGTGCGCCGCGTGGACATGAACCACCAACCCCGCAAAACCGTCTTGTCTGCACCCTTGATTGCAGCCATTCAAGAACGTGTGGCCAAAGGTGAGCAAAGCATGTTGCTGCTCAATCGACGCGGCTATGCACCTGTGCTGCACTGCGCCGATTGCGATTGGAAAAGTGAATGCGCGCATTGCAGCGCGTTTCGGGTGTTTCACAAAATTGACCGCACCCTGCGGTGCCACCATTGCGGCTTTACCGAGCGCGTACCGCGGGCCTGCCCGGCGTGCGGCAATGCAGACATTGCCCCGATGGGACGCGGCACCGAACAATTGGAAGAACATTTGGCCGAGCTGTTGGTGGACGTGAAACGACCAGACGGCCAAGCCGTTCGGGTGATGCGCATTGATGCCGACAGCACCAAACTCAAGGGTGCACTCGAAGCCCAATTGGCTGGCGTTCACAGCGGCGAAGTGGATGTGCTGGTGGGCACCCAAATGATCGCCAAGGGACATGACTTCAGGCGCATCACCTTGGTGGCCGCCATCAACCCAGACGGCGCATTGTTCTCCAGTGATTTCAGAGCACCAGAGCGTTTGTTTGCTTTGCTGATGCAAGCTGGGGGCCGTGCCGGCCGGGATGCTTCGCAAAGTGCGTCCAGTGAAATGTGGGTCCAAACCTTTCACCCTGCGCACCCCTTGTTTGAGGCGCTGAAAAAACACGACTACCCTGCGTTTGCAGAACAACAATTGAAAGAACGCTTAGAAGCTGGTTTGCCGCCCAGCAGCTTTCAGGCTTTGATTCGCTGCGATGCACGCATGCAGGCTGTGGCGCAAGCCTTTTTAAACCATGGCCATGCACAACTGCAAAGTCTGGCGCAAGACGATGCAGACGTTGCGGCCATGATGGCGGAGGTCAGTGTGTTTCCTGCCGTGCCCATGAGCATTCAACGCGTGGCCAATGTTGAGCGCGCGCAAATGCTGCTAGAAAGCACATCTCGTTCATCGCTGCACAAAGTGTTGGATTTGCTTCAGGGGTGTCTGCACGCGTCGCGCACGGATCCTGCGCACAAAGGTTTGATTCGATGGCTGGTCGATGTTGACCCGCTGGCCATTTGA
- a CDS encoding AEC family transporter, which produces MLDVLRVTFPFFALVFCGYVAARRQLLPFEAIPGLNGFVLFFALPCMLFRFGASTPIAQLLDAGAFFMYLFCALVMVAFVLAVTMNRRIGWNDGAFGALVGAFPNTGFMGVPLLVALLGSAAAGPAIVTIVIDMVITTSLCVALSRLDGASEQGAAQATKNALLGMVKNPMPWSILLGTLFSAYQGQLPGPVDKTVALLADAASPVALFTIGAVLARSQKIAHHQQHGPLTWHDYVPVALIKLFLHPVLVLLVGLAAIGVGVPIDVFALKVMVLVAALPSASNVAMLSERFGADSGRIARIILVSTSAAFLTFSAAVALLQ; this is translated from the coding sequence ATGTTAGATGTCTTGCGCGTCACTTTCCCCTTCTTTGCATTGGTCTTTTGCGGCTATGTGGCTGCGCGCCGACAACTGTTGCCCTTTGAAGCCATTCCTGGCCTCAATGGTTTCGTGTTGTTTTTCGCGTTGCCTTGCATGCTGTTTCGCTTTGGTGCCAGTACCCCCATTGCACAGCTGCTCGATGCGGGCGCGTTTTTCATGTACTTGTTTTGCGCTTTGGTCATGGTGGCTTTTGTCTTAGCGGTCACCATGAATCGTCGAATCGGTTGGAACGATGGCGCGTTTGGTGCCTTAGTCGGCGCCTTTCCCAATACGGGCTTCATGGGCGTGCCTTTGTTGGTTGCACTGCTAGGATCTGCCGCTGCGGGACCTGCCATTGTGACCATCGTCATTGACATGGTCATCACCACCTCTTTGTGTGTGGCACTTTCTCGTTTAGATGGTGCCAGCGAACAAGGTGCCGCACAGGCTACCAAAAATGCTTTGTTGGGCATGGTCAAAAATCCCATGCCGTGGTCCATTTTGTTGGGTACTTTGTTCTCCGCCTATCAAGGCCAATTGCCTGGGCCTGTCGACAAAACCGTCGCTTTGCTGGCCGATGCGGCATCACCAGTGGCTTTGTTCACCATTGGCGCCGTACTGGCGCGTTCGCAAAAAATAGCGCATCACCAACAGCACGGCCCCCTCACTTGGCATGACTACGTGCCCGTTGCATTGATCAAATTGTTTTTGCATCCCGTGTTGGTTTTGCTGGTGGGTCTGGCGGCCATTGGGGTGGGTGTCCCCATCGATGTCTTCGCCCTCAAAGTGATGGTGTTGGTGGCGGCATTGCCCAGTGCCAGCAATGTGGCCATGTTGTCAGAGCGCTTTGGCGCTGACAGTGGCCGCATTGCGCGAATCATTTTGGTCTCAACCTCAGCGGCCTTTCTCACCTTTTCGGCAGCGGTCGCCTTGCTGCAATAG